One genomic region from Actinocatenispora thailandica encodes:
- a CDS encoding type II toxin-antitoxin system Phd/YefM family antitoxin gives MRTMTATEASRRFSDLLDAIERGETVTITRGHRPIAEISPAHRRTGADLRAALAATEPPDERFCDDIAEALALVDNEGNDPWAGH, from the coding sequence ATGCGCACGATGACAGCCACCGAAGCGTCGCGCAGGTTCTCCGACCTGCTCGACGCGATCGAGCGTGGTGAGACGGTGACGATCACCCGGGGGCACCGGCCGATCGCCGAGATCTCCCCGGCGCACCGGCGCACCGGCGCCGACCTGCGCGCTGCCCTCGCCGCTACCGAGCCGCCGGACGAGCGATTCTGCGACGACATCGCCGAGGCGCTCGCCTTGGTCGACAACGAGGGAAACGACCCGTGGGCCGGACACTGA
- a CDS encoding DUF397 domain-containing protein, which yields MELRDARWRKSSRSGGSGGNCVEVAGNLPGVVAVRDSKDPSGPALLVTPTAWSAFTSALKTAR from the coding sequence ATGGAGCTGCGAGACGCCCGGTGGCGGAAGTCGAGCCGATCCGGCGGCAGCGGCGGTAACTGTGTCGAGGTGGCCGGGAACCTGCCCGGTGTGGTGGCGGTACGCGACAGCAAGGACCCGTCCGGCCCGGCGTTGCTGGTGACCCCGACGGCCTGGTCCGCTTTCACCAGCGCGCTCAAAACGGCCCGGTGA
- a CDS encoding esterase-like activity of phytase family protein produces MRKTMAGVAAAVAVLGVGTSAWAGPAAGRTAYQVRAGHAVRVATHGQPVRYTQPAHGTVDIGADGRLRYHAAAGYTGTDSFTYTASDAVSLYRQQVPPLGTVGGVSISGEAYGSALAPAPRHRDEFYGLTDRGPNVDGPDDSKVEPLPDFAPSIGLFKLRGGKAVRLRTITLRAPDGTPYNGRVNTVADTGETITDLAGHPLAPSPYGYDPEGLVAAADGTFWVSDEYGPFVTHFDARGRQLERLSPYDGSLPAELRHRKPNKGMEGLTITPDGHTLVGVLQSPLQVPDLTEKVKNVALTRIVTYDLRTGVSHEYPYLLHDPDQNDTAVSEITALSATRFLVDERDGAVEPGANKKLYQVDLSGATDVGPHATVPGARYDPDLGLTVDGQSLEQLAGRHGTAETAAILTAHGITSVASTLRLDVGALTTSLGPNGQFFGHDKVEGVATTNGGRTLALSNDNDFGLDGLTNDTPPYALRVKSLPTGVQDTGEYLAIDMSKVDSSTWTVPTRTVTVQVRVHR; encoded by the coding sequence GTGCGGAAGACGATGGCCGGGGTCGCCGCGGCGGTGGCCGTGCTCGGCGTGGGTACCAGCGCCTGGGCCGGCCCCGCTGCCGGCCGGACGGCGTACCAGGTGCGGGCCGGGCACGCGGTGCGGGTGGCGACGCACGGCCAGCCGGTGCGCTACACCCAGCCGGCGCACGGCACCGTGGACATCGGCGCGGACGGCCGGCTGCGCTACCACGCGGCGGCCGGGTACACCGGGACGGACAGCTTCACGTACACCGCGAGCGACGCGGTCTCGCTCTACCGGCAGCAGGTCCCGCCGCTCGGCACCGTCGGCGGCGTGTCGATCAGCGGCGAGGCGTACGGGTCGGCGCTCGCCCCGGCGCCGCGGCACCGGGACGAGTTCTACGGACTGACCGACCGCGGGCCGAACGTGGACGGGCCGGACGACAGCAAGGTCGAGCCGCTGCCCGACTTCGCGCCGAGCATCGGGCTGTTCAAGCTGCGTGGCGGCAAGGCGGTACGGCTGCGCACGATCACGCTGCGCGCCCCGGACGGCACCCCGTACAACGGCCGGGTGAACACCGTGGCCGACACCGGCGAGACCATCACCGACCTGGCCGGTCACCCGCTCGCTCCCTCGCCGTACGGGTACGACCCGGAGGGTCTCGTCGCCGCGGCCGACGGCACGTTCTGGGTCTCCGACGAGTACGGACCGTTCGTCACGCACTTCGACGCGCGGGGGCGGCAGCTCGAACGGCTCTCCCCGTACGACGGGAGCCTGCCGGCGGAGCTGAGGCACCGCAAGCCCAACAAGGGCATGGAGGGGCTGACGATCACGCCGGACGGGCACACCCTGGTCGGCGTGCTGCAGTCGCCGTTGCAGGTGCCCGACCTCACCGAGAAGGTGAAGAACGTCGCGCTGACCCGCATCGTCACCTACGACCTGCGCACCGGCGTCAGCCACGAGTACCCCTACCTGCTGCACGATCCGGACCAGAACGACACCGCGGTCAGCGAGATCACCGCCCTGTCGGCGACCCGCTTCCTGGTCGACGAGCGGGACGGTGCGGTCGAGCCGGGCGCGAACAAGAAGCTGTACCAGGTGGACCTGTCCGGGGCGACCGATGTCGGTCCACATGCGACAGTGCCGGGTGCCCGCTACGACCCCGATCTCGGCCTCACCGTCGACGGGCAGTCGCTGGAGCAGCTGGCCGGCCGGCACGGCACCGCCGAGACCGCCGCCATCCTCACTGCCCACGGCATCACCTCGGTGGCCAGCACGCTGCGCCTCGACGTCGGCGCGCTGACCACCTCGCTCGGCCCGAACGGGCAGTTCTTCGGCCACGACAAGGTCGAGGGCGTCGCCACCACGAACGGTGGCCGAACGCTGGCCCTCAGCAACGACAACGACTTCGGCCTGGACGGCCTGACCAACGACACCCCGCCGTACGCGTTGCGCGTCAAGTCGCTGCCCACCGGCGTTCAGGACACCGGCGAGTACCTCGCCATCGACATGTCCAAAGTGGACAGTTCAACCTGGACGGTACCCACCCGCACCGTCACCGTGCAGGTGCGCGTCCACCGCTGA
- a CDS encoding phosphoglyceromutase, protein MSVGRLVLVRHGESEWNAKNLFSGWVDVDLNDKGRAEATRAGELLREHGIAPDLAHTSVLRRAIRTAEITLHGVGRHWIPVRRSWRLNERHYGALQGKNKKETLAEFGEEQFMIWRRSYDTPPPPIADDAEYSQAGDPRYAALPPELMPRTECLKDVLERFLPYWYDAIVPDLRTGATVLVAAHGNSLRALVKHLDQISDEDIAALNIPTGIPLAYELDDQLRKVKSEYLDPEAAAAGAAAVANQGR, encoded by the coding sequence ATGAGCGTGGGCAGGCTGGTCCTGGTTCGGCACGGCGAGAGCGAGTGGAACGCGAAGAACCTGTTCTCCGGCTGGGTCGACGTCGACCTGAACGACAAGGGCCGGGCCGAGGCCACCCGGGCCGGCGAACTGCTGCGCGAGCACGGCATCGCCCCCGACCTGGCGCACACGTCGGTGCTGCGCCGTGCCATCCGTACCGCCGAGATCACGCTGCATGGCGTCGGCCGGCACTGGATCCCGGTCCGCCGGTCCTGGCGGCTCAACGAGCGGCACTACGGCGCGCTGCAGGGCAAGAACAAGAAGGAGACGCTCGCCGAGTTCGGCGAGGAGCAGTTCATGATCTGGCGCCGGTCGTACGACACGCCGCCGCCGCCGATCGCCGACGACGCCGAGTACTCGCAGGCCGGCGACCCGCGCTACGCGGCGCTGCCGCCGGAGCTGATGCCGCGCACCGAGTGCCTCAAGGACGTGCTGGAGCGCTTCCTGCCCTACTGGTACGACGCCATCGTGCCGGACCTGCGCACCGGCGCCACGGTGCTCGTCGCCGCGCACGGCAACTCGCTGCGCGCGCTGGTCAAGCACCTCGACCAGATCTCCGACGAGGACATCGCCGCGCTCAACATCCCCACCGGCATCCCGCTCGCGTACGAGCTGGACGACCAGCTGCGCAAGGTCAAGTCGGAGTACCTCGACCCGGAGGCCGCCGCCGCCGGCGCCGCCGCGGTCGCCAACCAGGGCCGCTGA
- a CDS encoding class I SAM-dependent methyltransferase, whose product MPARPLGAITRGTTNPNRLRRVDRYLAHRYGRLLRGAADPLVVDLGYGASPVTTLELAARLRAAAPAVRVVGLEIDPARVAVAAEAADPPRVEFRRGGFELAGLRPVLVRALNVLRQYDEAEVPAAWTALRQGLAAGGAAIDGTCDELGRLACWVTLTAAGPVALTLAARLSTLDHPAMFAERLPKALIHRNVPGEPVHDFLSTLDACWRDAAPYAAFGARQRFATAVRATRAAGWPIDPEPDRWRRGELTVGWPAVAPAAASDTRQRGR is encoded by the coding sequence GTGCCGGCGCGGCCGTTGGGTGCGATCACCCGGGGCACCACCAACCCGAACCGGCTGCGCCGGGTCGACCGGTACCTCGCGCACCGGTACGGCCGGCTGCTGCGCGGCGCCGCCGACCCGCTGGTGGTCGACCTCGGCTACGGGGCGTCGCCGGTGACCACCCTCGAACTCGCCGCCCGGCTGCGCGCCGCGGCACCGGCGGTACGGGTGGTCGGGTTGGAGATCGACCCGGCCCGGGTCGCGGTGGCCGCCGAGGCGGCCGATCCGCCGCGGGTAGAGTTCCGCCGCGGCGGGTTCGAGCTGGCCGGGCTGCGACCGGTGCTGGTGCGCGCGTTGAACGTGCTCCGGCAGTACGACGAGGCCGAGGTGCCGGCGGCCTGGACGGCACTGCGGCAGGGGCTGGCGGCCGGCGGCGCCGCGATCGACGGTACCTGCGACGAACTGGGCCGGCTCGCCTGCTGGGTGACGCTGACCGCCGCCGGACCGGTCGCCCTCACCCTCGCCGCCCGGCTGTCTACTTTGGACCATCCGGCGATGTTCGCGGAACGGCTGCCGAAGGCGCTGATCCACCGCAACGTGCCCGGCGAGCCGGTCCACGACTTCCTGTCCACACTGGACGCATGCTGGCGGGACGCCGCGCCGTACGCCGCCTTCGGGGCGCGGCAACGGTTCGCGACGGCGGTACGGGCGACCCGGGCCGCCGGCTGGCCGATCGACCCGGAACCGGACCGCTGGCGCCGCGGCGAGCTCACCGTCGGCTGGCCCGCGGTCGCTCCGGCAGCAGCATCCGACACCCGACAGAGAGGCAGGTAA
- the mshA gene encoding D-inositol-3-phosphate glycosyltransferase has protein sequence MVLRGTPNVHLCPGPGRPDADRPHRIALLSMHTSPLHQPGTGDSGGMNVYIVQAAKRLAARGVAVDIFTRATTSSEPPVAQLADGVRVRHVPAGPYEGLTKTDLPAQLCAFTAGILRAEAARPAGWYDLVHSHYWLSGQAGYLVADRWGVPMVHTAHTLGRVKNAQLADGDRAEPATRIIGEDQVVAESDRLVANTAAEADDLIRQYGAEPGRVSVVLPGVDLECFTPGDRFTAAGPNTTADLRRRHDLPTDALIVLFVGRIQPLKAPDVLLRALARLRDREAALGRPVVAVVAGGASGTATARPDYLRGLAAELGVTDRVRFLPAQPGARLAELYRCADLVCVPSHNESFGLVALEAQACGTPVVAAAVGGLTTAVRHDETGVLVDGHDPQRWATVLGELLAAPDRRAALAAAGVDHARRFSWDRTADGLLDVYTDAIGENRRRTRACA, from the coding sequence ATGGTCTTGCGCGGCACCCCGAACGTGCATCTGTGCCCCGGGCCGGGCCGGCCGGACGCCGACCGCCCGCACCGGATCGCGCTGCTGTCCATGCACACCTCACCGCTGCACCAACCGGGCACCGGCGACTCCGGCGGGATGAACGTGTACATCGTGCAGGCGGCGAAGCGGCTCGCCGCCCGCGGCGTCGCGGTCGATATCTTCACCCGGGCCACCACGAGCAGCGAGCCGCCGGTCGCCCAGCTCGCCGACGGGGTGCGGGTGCGGCACGTGCCGGCCGGGCCGTACGAGGGGCTGACCAAGACCGACCTGCCGGCCCAGCTGTGCGCGTTCACCGCCGGCATCCTGCGCGCCGAGGCGGCCCGCCCGGCCGGTTGGTACGACCTGGTCCACTCGCACTACTGGCTGTCCGGCCAGGCCGGCTACCTGGTGGCGGACCGGTGGGGGGTGCCGATGGTGCACACCGCGCACACCCTTGGCCGGGTCAAGAACGCGCAGCTCGCCGACGGCGACCGGGCCGAGCCGGCGACCCGGATCATCGGCGAGGACCAGGTGGTCGCCGAGTCCGACCGGCTGGTCGCCAACACCGCCGCGGAGGCCGACGACCTGATCCGGCAGTACGGCGCGGAGCCGGGCCGGGTGTCGGTCGTGCTGCCCGGCGTCGACCTGGAGTGCTTCACGCCGGGCGACCGGTTCACCGCGGCCGGTCCGAACACCACCGCCGACCTGCGCCGGCGGCACGACCTGCCGACCGACGCGCTGATCGTGCTGTTCGTCGGGCGGATCCAGCCGCTGAAGGCGCCGGACGTGCTGCTGCGCGCGCTGGCCCGGCTGCGCGACCGGGAGGCGGCGCTGGGCCGGCCGGTCGTCGCCGTGGTCGCCGGTGGCGCCAGCGGCACCGCCACCGCACGACCCGACTACCTGCGCGGGCTCGCCGCCGAGCTGGGCGTCACCGACCGGGTCCGGTTCCTGCCGGCGCAGCCCGGTGCCCGGCTCGCCGAGCTGTACCGGTGCGCCGACCTGGTCTGCGTGCCGAGCCACAACGAGTCGTTCGGGCTGGTCGCGCTGGAGGCGCAGGCCTGCGGTACCCCGGTGGTGGCCGCCGCGGTCGGCGGGCTGACCACGGCGGTGCGGCACGACGAGACCGGCGTGCTGGTCGACGGGCACGACCCGCAGCGGTGGGCGACGGTGCTCGGTGAGCTGCTCGCCGCACCGGACCGCCGCGCCGCGCTGGCCGCCGCCGGCGTCGATCACGCCAGGCGGTTCTCCTGGGACCGCACCGCGGACGGCCTGCTCGACGTCTACACCGACGCGATCGGGGAGAACCGCCGCCGCACCAGGGCCTGCGCCTGA
- a CDS encoding YbjN domain-containing protein, with amino-acid sequence MTHAEITELIEQSLAGAELAWERTGEASFAVTLPGTHKLKTTCNLIVGQHTLRVEAFVMRQPDENREQLWAYLLRRNARMYAVSFAIDTVGDVYLMGRVPLAAVTAEELDRLLGSVLTYADESFDEMLEIGFGSAIRREWAWRVKRGESLANLRAFAHFADPTRADPRPPQQS; translated from the coding sequence ATGACGCATGCCGAGATCACCGAGCTGATCGAGCAGAGCCTGGCCGGTGCGGAGCTGGCCTGGGAGCGTACCGGCGAAGCCAGCTTCGCGGTGACGCTGCCGGGCACGCACAAGCTGAAGACCACCTGCAACCTGATCGTCGGCCAGCACACCCTGCGGGTCGAGGCGTTCGTGATGCGTCAGCCGGACGAGAACCGGGAGCAGCTCTGGGCGTACCTGCTGCGCCGCAACGCGCGGATGTACGCGGTGTCGTTCGCCATCGACACCGTCGGCGACGTGTACCTGATGGGCCGGGTGCCGCTGGCCGCGGTCACCGCCGAGGAGCTGGACCGGTTGCTCGGTTCGGTGCTGACCTACGCGGACGAGAGCTTCGACGAGATGCTGGAGATCGGCTTCGGCTCGGCGATCCGCCGGGAGTGGGCATGGCGGGTCAAGCGTGGTGAGTCGCTCGCCAACCTGCGCGCCTTCGCCCACTTCGCCGACCCCACCCGCGCCGACCCCCGCCCCCCGCAGCAAAGTTGA
- the phoU gene encoding phosphate signaling complex protein PhoU, with protein MRDEYQVQLALVGELLSAMAEEVGTAMRRATSGLLGADRAAAESVLADHPNLVAERDQVEQRTYELVALQAPVAADLRTLLTAPRVASDLERMGNLARHVARAALRRYPERAVVDELAGVFASMADTAVRMADKMRAVVADHDAELAAQLDRDDDELDELHRRMFGIMFAADWAHGAEAAVDAALLGRYYERYADHAVNAATQVIYLVTGEHAG; from the coding sequence ATGCGAGACGAGTATCAGGTGCAGCTGGCGCTGGTCGGCGAGCTGCTGTCGGCGATGGCCGAGGAGGTCGGTACCGCCATGCGCCGCGCGACGAGCGGCCTGCTCGGCGCCGACCGGGCGGCGGCCGAGTCGGTACTCGCCGACCACCCGAACCTGGTCGCCGAGCGCGACCAGGTCGAGCAGCGCACCTACGAACTGGTCGCGTTGCAGGCGCCGGTGGCCGCGGACCTGCGCACCCTGCTCACCGCGCCGCGGGTGGCGAGCGACCTGGAGCGAATGGGCAACCTGGCCCGGCACGTGGCCCGCGCCGCACTCCGCCGGTACCCGGAACGGGCGGTCGTGGACGAGCTCGCCGGCGTGTTCGCCTCGATGGCCGACACCGCGGTACGGATGGCCGACAAGATGCGCGCCGTCGTCGCCGACCACGACGCGGAACTCGCCGCCCAGCTGGACCGGGACGACGACGAGCTCGACGAGCTGCACCGCCGGATGTTCGGCATCATGTTCGCCGCCGACTGGGCGCACGGTGCCGAGGCGGCGGTCGATGCGGCGCTGCTCGGCCGCTACTACGAGCGGTACGCCGACCACGCCGTCAACGCGGCCACCCAGGTCATCTACCTCGTCACCGGCGAACACGCCGGCTGA
- a CDS encoding chloramphenicol phosphotransferase CPT family protein, with translation MDVIFLNGGSSSGKSSIARALQAALSEPWLTFGVDTFVAALPATGGGIEFDPSGAVVVGPVFRRLEETWMAGLAAMAKAGAHLIVDEVLLSGAVGQQRWRSALAGLDVLWVGVRCDPVVAAAREAARGDRIAGMAADQAVRVHEGMAYDLVVDATATDPDACARQIVAALPPGAG, from the coding sequence GTGGACGTGATCTTCCTGAACGGCGGGTCCAGCTCCGGCAAGTCGAGCATCGCCCGGGCGCTGCAGGCCGCGCTGAGTGAACCGTGGCTGACGTTCGGGGTGGACACGTTCGTCGCGGCGTTGCCGGCCACCGGGGGCGGCATCGAGTTCGACCCGTCCGGTGCGGTCGTGGTCGGCCCGGTGTTCCGCCGGCTGGAGGAGACCTGGATGGCCGGCCTGGCCGCGATGGCGAAGGCCGGCGCGCACCTGATCGTCGACGAGGTGCTGCTGTCCGGGGCGGTCGGGCAGCAGCGGTGGCGGTCGGCCCTGGCCGGCCTCGACGTGCTGTGGGTGGGCGTGCGCTGCGATCCGGTGGTCGCGGCGGCCCGGGAGGCCGCGCGCGGTGACCGGATCGCCGGGATGGCCGCGGACCAGGCCGTCCGGGTGCACGAGGGGATGGCCTACGACCTGGTCGTCGACGCCACGGCCACCGACCCGGACGCCTGCGCCCGCCAGATCGTCGCCGCCCTCCCGCCGGGTGCCGGCTAG
- a CDS encoding globin domain-containing protein — MTDASSDYEQLLALHHAMQLRRSLREDGRAAPVAVRRPTRYPERAADQELLVTSLETIGSSADEVVRSFYAQLFLGRPYLRGLFPAGLRADGDRLFNALIGLAEALSDLPRLVESLEQLGRDHRKYGIRPAHYDAVRQALVGALREHAGAGWRPEYEQAWLRAYDFAAAVMQSAEAASTDPPYWQGTIVAHHRPYLDIAVMKVRTDVAYRYRAGQYTTIEVPAVPRAWRPYSMATAPRPDGVLEFHVRAIDLGPVSTALVHDMGVGSTLRLGPPMGSAVIETTGERPLLVVAGGTGLAPCRAIVEQVLTTQPGRPVQLIFGARHTQELYNLPILAQLADRYPALTLVPVATDDPDFPGPRGALPELVASSGPWHRHEVYLSGPPGLVHALDRVLARLRVPPPQIHHDPLPD; from the coding sequence ATGACCGACGCGAGCTCCGACTACGAGCAGCTGCTCGCGCTGCACCACGCCATGCAGCTGCGTCGGTCCCTGCGCGAGGACGGCCGTGCCGCGCCGGTCGCCGTCCGCCGGCCGACCCGGTACCCGGAGCGGGCAGCCGACCAGGAACTGCTGGTGACGAGCCTGGAGACGATCGGTTCGTCCGCCGACGAGGTGGTGCGCTCGTTCTACGCGCAGCTGTTCCTCGGCCGGCCGTACCTGCGGGGGCTGTTCCCGGCCGGGCTGCGCGCCGACGGTGACCGGCTGTTCAACGCACTGATCGGGCTGGCCGAGGCGCTGTCCGACCTGCCCCGGCTGGTCGAGTCGCTGGAGCAGCTCGGCCGCGACCACCGCAAGTACGGGATCCGGCCGGCGCACTACGACGCGGTGCGGCAGGCGCTGGTGGGCGCCCTGCGCGAGCACGCCGGCGCCGGCTGGCGGCCGGAGTACGAGCAGGCCTGGCTGCGGGCCTACGACTTCGCCGCGGCGGTGATGCAGTCGGCGGAGGCGGCGTCCACCGACCCGCCGTACTGGCAGGGCACGATCGTCGCGCACCACCGGCCGTACCTGGACATCGCGGTGATGAAGGTGCGCACCGACGTGGCCTACCGGTACCGCGCCGGGCAGTACACGACGATCGAGGTGCCGGCGGTCCCGCGCGCCTGGCGACCGTACTCGATGGCCACCGCGCCCCGCCCGGACGGCGTGCTGGAGTTCCACGTCCGGGCGATCGATCTCGGCCCGGTGTCGACCGCGCTGGTGCACGACATGGGGGTCGGGTCGACGTTGCGGCTCGGCCCGCCGATGGGTTCCGCGGTGATCGAGACGACCGGCGAGCGCCCGTTGCTGGTGGTGGCCGGCGGTACCGGGCTCGCGCCGTGCCGGGCGATCGTCGAGCAGGTGCTGACCACCCAGCCGGGTCGGCCGGTGCAGCTGATCTTCGGCGCCCGGCACACCCAGGAGCTGTACAACCTGCCGATCCTGGCGCAGCTGGCCGACCGGTACCCGGCGCTGACGCTGGTGCCGGTGGCGACCGACGACCCGGACTTCCCCGGCCCGCGCGGCGCGCTGCCGGAGCTGGTCGCCTCGTCCGGCCCGTGGCACCGGCACGAGGTGTACCTGTCCGGCCCGCCCGGCCTGGTGCACGCCCTGGACCGGGTGCTGGCCCGCCTCCGGGTCCCGCCCCCGCAGATCCACCACGACCCGCTCCCGGACTGA
- a CDS encoding SDR family oxidoreductase: MADTKRPVAVVTGASSGIGAASARQLAAAGYHVVAAARRADRLSALAADLDGTAVTCDITDAEQVASLADTVAGLPGELRVLVNNAGGAYGLEPVESADLADWDTMWRVNVIGTQRVTAALLPQLVASHRGTIVMITSTAAYGVYEGGAGYTAAKHAEQAVAETLRLELAGRPVRVVEIAPGMVATEEFSLTRFHGDADRAAKVYEGVAEPLTADDVAECVRWSVELPQHVNIDRLVVRPLAQAGQHKVVKGKIG, from the coding sequence ATGGCCGACACGAAACGACCGGTGGCCGTGGTCACCGGTGCCTCCAGCGGGATCGGTGCGGCGAGCGCCCGGCAACTGGCCGCCGCCGGCTACCACGTGGTCGCGGCGGCCCGGCGCGCCGACCGGCTCAGCGCGCTGGCCGCCGACCTCGACGGTACGGCGGTGACCTGCGACATCACCGACGCCGAGCAGGTGGCCTCGCTCGCCGACACGGTCGCCGGCCTGCCCGGCGAGCTGCGGGTGCTGGTCAACAACGCGGGCGGGGCGTACGGGCTGGAGCCGGTCGAGTCCGCCGACCTGGCCGACTGGGACACCATGTGGCGGGTGAACGTGATCGGCACCCAGCGGGTCACCGCGGCACTGCTGCCGCAGCTGGTGGCCAGCCACCGCGGCACCATCGTCATGATCACCTCGACCGCCGCGTACGGGGTGTACGAGGGTGGCGCCGGCTACACCGCGGCGAAGCACGCCGAGCAGGCGGTGGCCGAGACACTGCGGCTGGAGCTCGCCGGCCGGCCGGTCCGGGTGGTCGAGATCGCCCCGGGCATGGTGGCGACCGAGGAGTTCTCGCTGACCCGGTTCCACGGCGACGCCGACCGCGCCGCGAAGGTGTACGAGGGGGTCGCCGAGCCGCTGACCGCCGACGACGTCGCCGAATGCGTCCGCTGGTCGGTCGAGCTGCCGCAGCACGTCAACATCGACCGGCTGGTGGTGCGCCCGCTCGCCCAGGCCGGCCAGCACAAGGTCGTCAAGGGCAAGATCGGCTGA
- a CDS encoding YrhK family protein, producing MSTDSADHHGNTSPLVLHVGREELIIRQRYEVVSILNDILVGGWFLVGSVLFFFPARNNLAIWLFVIGSIEMLIRPLIRLARRIHLQRLHPRLSPETTRDF from the coding sequence GTGTCCACCGACAGTGCGGACCACCACGGCAACACATCGCCGCTGGTGCTCCACGTCGGCCGCGAGGAGCTGATCATCCGGCAGCGGTACGAGGTGGTCAGCATCCTCAACGACATCCTCGTCGGCGGCTGGTTCCTCGTCGGCAGCGTGCTGTTCTTCTTTCCGGCGCGCAACAACCTGGCGATCTGGCTGTTCGTGATCGGCAGCATCGAGATGTTGATCCGCCCGCTGATCCGGCTCGCCCGCCGGATCCACCTGCAACGGCTGCACCCGCGGCTCTCACCGGAGACGACGCGCGACTTCTAG
- a CDS encoding alpha/beta hydrolase family protein has product MAIPPATTPDVLDLTDPVRPAWLDDAPRPVRTYLWRPASTPRGTVLLSHGSGGAAVTLSWLAEALAAAGFLAVGVDHHGNSYPTGYVAEAFACWWDRPLDLTVALSEVAAREETGPVGVAGYSAGGYTAAALLGARIDRGIYSDVVHERIPSAPNPEYPNIVEELKSRLTEADLDQWIDHCGRNYRDARARAGFLICPGMAPALDTESLRHIEEPVSIWSAGADDQTPAPEYALRYASLIPGATHQSAGDSVEHYAFLAENEAGAPARAMVATAAVDFFTRTLA; this is encoded by the coding sequence ATGGCGATCCCCCCGGCCACCACGCCCGACGTCCTCGACCTCACCGACCCGGTACGCCCGGCCTGGCTGGACGACGCGCCGCGCCCGGTGCGTACCTACCTGTGGCGCCCCGCCAGCACACCGCGCGGCACGGTGCTGCTCTCGCACGGCAGCGGCGGCGCCGCCGTGACGCTGTCCTGGCTGGCGGAGGCGCTGGCCGCGGCCGGGTTCCTCGCCGTCGGCGTGGATCACCACGGCAACAGCTACCCGACCGGGTACGTCGCGGAGGCGTTCGCGTGCTGGTGGGACCGGCCGCTCGACCTGACCGTCGCGCTGTCCGAGGTGGCCGCGCGGGAGGAGACCGGCCCGGTCGGCGTCGCCGGGTACTCGGCCGGCGGGTACACCGCGGCGGCGCTGCTCGGCGCCCGGATCGACCGCGGCATCTACAGCGACGTCGTGCACGAGCGGATCCCCTCGGCACCGAACCCGGAGTACCCGAACATCGTCGAGGAGCTGAAATCCCGGCTCACCGAGGCCGACCTGGACCAGTGGATCGACCACTGTGGGCGCAACTACCGGGACGCGCGGGCCCGGGCCGGGTTCCTGATCTGCCCGGGGATGGCTCCGGCCCTGGACACGGAAAGCCTGCGGCACATCGAGGAACCGGTGTCGATCTGGTCGGCCGGCGCCGACGACCAGACCCCCGCGCCCGAGTACGCCCTCCGGTACGCCTCGCTCATCCCCGGCGCGACGCACCAGAGCGCCGGCGACTCGGTCGAGCACTACGCCTTCCTCGCCGAGAACGAGGCCGGAGCCCCGGCCCGCGCCATGGTCGCCACGGCCGCCGTCGACTTCTTCACCCGCACCCTCGCCTGA
- a CDS encoding type II toxin-antitoxin system VapC family toxin has protein sequence MGRTLILDTNVLIGYERGTIDRAALDDDELSVAAVTIAEYRVGIELADTAERAAARARALAAITSAVEVLDYTDATAVQHARLIAHARRTGRPRGAHDLIIAAHAAETGRPVFSRDAKARFGELPGVLAIPAE, from the coding sequence GTGGGCCGGACACTGATCCTCGACACGAACGTTCTCATCGGCTACGAACGGGGCACGATCGACCGCGCCGCGCTCGACGACGACGAACTCTCGGTCGCGGCGGTGACGATCGCGGAGTACCGAGTCGGCATCGAACTCGCGGACACCGCCGAGCGCGCCGCGGCCCGGGCCCGGGCGCTCGCCGCGATCACCTCCGCCGTCGAGGTGCTCGACTACACCGATGCAACGGCGGTGCAGCACGCCCGCCTCATCGCGCACGCACGTCGAACCGGACGCCCGCGAGGTGCGCACGATCTCATCATCGCCGCGCATGCCGCGGAAACCGGCCGGCCCGTCTTCAGCCGGGATGCGAAGGCTCGTTTCGGCGAGTTGCCCGGGGTGCTCGCCATCCCGGCCGAGTGA